One stretch of Dissulfurimicrobium hydrothermale DNA includes these proteins:
- a CDS encoding NuoI/complex I 23 kDa subunit family protein: MAKPVVEKRYTWGERVYLLEILKGMVLTWRHFVFNFRASFRPGPHTVPTTWQYPEDRREISPVFRGEHMLLLDEEGREKCIGCGICAKTCPAKCITVVNAKVPEDLQSHYAGKTYSASFNIDLLRCIFCGFCEEACPKNAIVLGQGYELARYTKDECLLTKERLLENYRRAKESGTLKSPRKPAVAAEPKAAGPTVPDAAVKKAAGGVESKGNAATSPNKPKKKAVPRNVSTAPK; this comes from the coding sequence ATGGCCAAACCAGTTGTGGAAAAGAGATATACCTGGGGCGAGCGTGTCTATCTCCTTGAGATACTAAAGGGTATGGTGCTTACGTGGAGGCATTTTGTTTTTAACTTTAGGGCATCATTCAGACCTGGGCCGCATACGGTCCCTACGACATGGCAATATCCGGAGGACAGGAGGGAGATATCCCCTGTATTTCGGGGGGAACATATGCTCCTACTGGATGAAGAGGGAAGAGAAAAGTGTATCGGCTGTGGGATATGTGCAAAGACGTGCCCTGCAAAGTGCATAACTGTAGTGAACGCCAAGGTTCCTGAGGACCTGCAGAGTCATTATGCAGGGAAGACGTATTCCGCATCTTTTAATATAGATCTCCTGCGGTGCATCTTTTGCGGGTTTTGTGAAGAGGCCTGTCCTAAAAACGCCATAGTGCTTGGTCAAGGGTACGAGCTTGCACGTTATACAAAAGATGAATGCCTGCTTACCAAGGAAAGGCTCCTTGAAAATTATAGGCGCGCCAAGGAGTCAGGCACGCTTAAGTCACCGCGTAAGCCAGCTGTTGCGGCGGAACCAAAGGCAGCGGGTCCGACCGTCCCTGATGCTGCTGTGAAGAAGGCAGCCGGAGGCGTCGAATCCAAAGGCAATGCAGCGACATCGCCGAATAAGCCCAAGAAGAAGGCCGTTCCAAGAAATGTGTCGACTGCTCCTAAATAA
- the nuoH gene encoding NADH-quinone oxidoreductase subunit NuoH, with product MDDWLIALIKVVFIWVWVLLIAVVMTWVERRGASMIQDRLGPNRAGPFGLFQPLADGIKLFTKEDIVPENARKILFNLGPVLFALPAFSAYAVVPFGDKIVIGGKEIILQVSDISVGFLYVAALGAMAVYGIIVGGWASSNKYSILGGLRSTAQLISYEVPWGLALLAITFVYGTFSLREIALAQQGTFLGFLPNWGIFKQPLGFIIFMVTAYAEANRVPFDLPEAESEIVAGYHTEYGSMRLGLYLFGEYVNLCTLSALMVTFYFGAWHLPYINMAALLGPISYGIASFVVFFLKVSFFLWLFVWVRWTVPRFRYDQVMGLGWKALIPLALINLFITALAIQLTI from the coding sequence ATGGATGATTGGTTGATAGCTTTGATAAAGGTTGTGTTCATCTGGGTCTGGGTACTCCTTATCGCAGTGGTTATGACCTGGGTTGAGCGCAGAGGGGCGTCAATGATCCAGGACCGCCTCGGACCTAACCGGGCGGGGCCGTTTGGGCTGTTTCAGCCACTTGCGGACGGTATAAAACTCTTTACCAAGGAAGACATAGTGCCGGAGAACGCGAGGAAGATACTGTTTAATCTCGGCCCTGTTCTCTTTGCTTTGCCAGCCTTTTCGGCTTACGCCGTAGTGCCCTTCGGAGACAAGATTGTCATCGGAGGAAAAGAAATAATCCTGCAGGTGTCTGATATTAGTGTTGGTTTTCTGTATGTGGCCGCTTTGGGGGCAATGGCTGTTTACGGAATAATAGTGGGCGGTTGGGCGTCAAGTAACAAATATTCCATACTCGGCGGTCTTAGGTCGACGGCACAGCTTATTTCTTATGAGGTTCCATGGGGCCTTGCACTTCTTGCGATAACTTTCGTATATGGAACCTTCAGCTTGAGGGAGATAGCACTTGCTCAGCAAGGTACGTTCCTCGGATTTTTGCCCAACTGGGGGATATTCAAACAACCTTTGGGTTTTATCATTTTTATGGTGACAGCCTATGCTGAAGCAAATCGTGTACCTTTTGACCTGCCAGAGGCGGAAAGCGAGATCGTCGCTGGCTACCATACTGAATATGGTTCCATGCGGCTAGGACTATACCTCTTTGGCGAATACGTAAATCTCTGTACCCTCTCAGCTCTTATGGTGACGTTCTATTTCGGCGCATGGCATCTGCCTTATATAAATATGGCCGCCTTATTGGGACCTATATCTTATGGCATTGCCTCATTTGTCGTCTTTTTCCTGAAGGTTTCATTTTTTCTTTGGTTGTTTGTATGGGTCAGATGGACTGTGCCGAGATTTAGGTATGATCAGGTCATGGGCCTTGGGTGGAAGGCATTGATACCTTTGGCCCTTATAAACCTCTTTATAACGGCGTTGGCCATTCAACTTACCATATAA
- a CDS encoding NADH-quinone oxidoreductase subunit J family protein codes for MITSRDPLPSALGLLTVFIALASLYLHLNAPLVAIFQVTIYAGAILVLVVFVIMLLMTPGERFGERQHNVSYRILGAILSFCTMILIGLGLKGIYDLVGEQTLPEGFGNPGQFGYLFFNNFLLHFEVASVLLLVALIGAIYIAKKKL; via the coding sequence ATGATAACGTCGCGAGATCCTCTGCCGAGTGCTTTGGGGCTCCTTACGGTCTTTATCGCACTGGCGAGTCTTTATCTCCACCTGAACGCCCCATTGGTGGCCATTTTCCAGGTGACGATCTATGCAGGGGCGATATTAGTGCTTGTTGTATTCGTCATAATGCTCCTTATGACACCTGGAGAAAGGTTCGGCGAGAGACAACACAATGTCTCTTATCGGATACTTGGAGCTATATTGAGTTTTTGTACAATGATACTCATCGGGCTCGGGCTGAAGGGCATATATGACCTTGTTGGCGAACAAACCCTGCCCGAGGGCTTTGGTAATCCGGGGCAATTTGGCTATCTTTTTTTCAACAATTTTTTACTCCATTTTGAGGTAGCGTCGGTCCTTCTTCTGGTTGCCTTGATAGGGGCAATATATATCGCCAAAAAGAAATTGTAG
- the nuoK gene encoding NADH-quinone oxidoreductase subunit NuoK: METVTLNHYIILSSILFGLGIIGFVTRRNALIVFMSVELMLNAVNLMLVAFSRFRADLSGQVMVLFIYTVAAAEVAVGLALLISLFRHMRTVDLTKFNILKG; the protein is encoded by the coding sequence ATGGAAACAGTTACATTGAATCACTATATAATCTTGTCATCAATTTTGTTTGGGTTGGGAATAATTGGGTTCGTGACGAGACGGAACGCCTTGATAGTCTTTATGTCGGTTGAACTCATGCTGAACGCCGTCAACCTGATGCTCGTGGCGTTTTCTAGGTTCAGGGCTGATCTGTCCGGCCAGGTAATGGTCTTGTTTATATACACAGTAGCGGCCGCAGAGGTGGCGGTAGGCCTTGCGTTGCTTATTTCTCTGTTTCGTCATATGAGAACGGTGGATTTAACTAAATTTAATATCTTAAAGGGGTAA
- a CDS encoding NADH-quinone oxidoreductase subunit D, whose translation MFQDSSLSGHSTGDYVKINIGPSHPAMHGTLRVVAWTDGETVIKADPEIGYLHRGVEKMGESLTYHQFIPLTDRLNYCSAICNNVAYEIAVEKLLGIEIPEKAQLIRIIMMELARIADHQVCVGILGVDLGAFTPFFYLIIQREEIYEIFEWYNGARLTNTFGRIGGVEADLPDDFEQRWKELRPNLLKAIDETDKLLTHNRIWMDRTIGVTAFSPEDALNWGFTGPCLRACGVKRDLRKDEPYYMYDKFAFEIPVGRHGDVFDRYMVRMREMEESIKIIDQAYKMYKELPPDAPLMAKVPKVIKPPEGEVYRAIESPNGELGFFIKSDGSDKPYRIKIRPPCYMVYQAFPEMVKGEMIADLIACLSSLNVIAGELDR comes from the coding sequence GTGTTTCAAGATTCTTCTCTGTCAGGCCATTCTACTGGTGATTATGTCAAAATAAATATTGGGCCGTCTCATCCGGCCATGCACGGCACTTTGAGGGTTGTAGCCTGGACCGACGGGGAGACCGTCATAAAGGCAGATCCTGAGATAGGCTATTTGCATCGCGGCGTGGAAAAGATGGGCGAGTCGCTTACGTATCATCAATTCATCCCACTTACTGATAGATTGAATTACTGTTCCGCCATTTGTAATAACGTTGCATATGAGATAGCAGTGGAGAAGTTGCTTGGCATTGAGATACCAGAAAAGGCCCAATTGATCCGCATTATAATGATGGAGCTTGCAAGGATAGCCGATCACCAGGTTTGTGTCGGCATCCTTGGCGTTGACCTCGGTGCATTCACGCCGTTTTTTTACCTGATTATCCAGCGCGAAGAGATATATGAAATATTTGAGTGGTATAACGGTGCTAGGCTTACCAATACATTCGGTCGTATAGGAGGGGTCGAGGCGGATCTGCCTGACGACTTTGAACAGAGATGGAAGGAGTTGAGGCCTAATCTTTTAAAGGCGATAGACGAAACCGATAAGCTCCTTACCCATAACCGCATCTGGATGGACAGAACTATAGGGGTTACCGCCTTTTCTCCGGAGGACGCCCTGAATTGGGGGTTTACAGGGCCTTGTCTAAGGGCCTGCGGGGTAAAAAGGGACCTTAGAAAAGACGAACCTTATTATATGTATGATAAGTTTGCCTTTGAGATCCCAGTAGGAAGGCATGGGGATGTCTTTGACCGCTATATGGTGCGCATGAGGGAGATGGAAGAGTCCATAAAGATTATTGACCAGGCATACAAGATGTATAAAGAGCTCCCGCCTGACGCCCCACTTATGGCAAAGGTGCCTAAGGTTATAAAGCCCCCTGAAGGTGAGGTGTACAGGGCGATCGAATCGCCGAACGGCGAGCTTGGTTTCTTTATAAAAAGCGATGGTTCTGATAAGCCTTACCGTATAAAGATCAGACCGCCTTGCTATATGGTCTATCAGGCGTTCCCTGAGATGGTTAAGGGCGAGATGATCGCCGACCTTATAGCCTGTCTAAGTAGTTTAAATGTCATTGCAGGCGAGTTGGATCGATAA